In the genome of Flexistipes sinusarabici DSM 4947, one region contains:
- a CDS encoding competence/damage-inducible protein A: MKVKAAILAIGNEILEGSIVDSNSSFLASNISRLGVTVTSVQAVPDDFNEIVKAFDYYMETSDFVLTTGGLGPTFDDLTAEAAAQVTGVKTVFNEEVFAHIRKKLTSRNVAIKESHKRQAMLPEGCEIYNNPVGTAYGFSIKKHGAYLFAMPGIPYEMEAIFRMHIFPFLKEMFKLNEYFSSEMVFSGIPESDVDDAMNEIGIPSDVKCIINVSKGDIIVRLRSWKNDSLQQFSNLLRKKLDRNFVGYGRSGVETRLFSALKERGLTLATAESCTGGLIAKKMTDISGSSDVFLGSIVSYSNNIKEKLLGIKKSVLENHGAVSSETAEAMAENIRNISGADVGIGVTGIAGPSGGSPEKPVGTVYIAVTIKDKVKVEHFVFTGDRETVRERSAKRAIIIAEREVLAIR; encoded by the coding sequence ATGAAAGTTAAGGCTGCCATTCTTGCAATAGGTAATGAAATATTAGAGGGCAGTATCGTTGACTCCAATTCATCTTTTCTTGCATCGAATATTTCCAGACTCGGAGTTACTGTCACATCAGTTCAGGCGGTTCCTGATGATTTTAATGAAATCGTAAAGGCTTTTGACTATTATATGGAAACTTCGGATTTCGTACTTACAACAGGCGGTTTGGGGCCAACTTTTGATGACTTGACTGCTGAAGCAGCTGCACAGGTAACAGGGGTAAAGACCGTTTTTAATGAAGAGGTATTTGCCCATATAAGAAAAAAACTTACCTCAAGAAATGTTGCCATAAAAGAATCTCACAAGCGGCAGGCGATGCTGCCGGAAGGGTGTGAAATTTACAACAACCCTGTGGGCACCGCCTACGGTTTTTCAATTAAAAAGCACGGAGCTTATCTTTTTGCCATGCCGGGAATCCCTTATGAGATGGAAGCTATTTTCAGGATGCATATTTTTCCTTTTCTCAAGGAAATGTTCAAGCTGAACGAGTACTTTTCCAGTGAAATGGTTTTTAGCGGCATACCGGAATCTGATGTAGATGACGCTATGAATGAAATAGGTATCCCTTCTGATGTTAAATGCATTATTAACGTTTCTAAAGGTGATATAATCGTTCGTCTCAGAAGCTGGAAAAACGATTCATTGCAGCAATTCTCAAATTTGCTGAGGAAAAAGCTTGATAGAAATTTTGTAGGCTACGGCAGGAGCGGCGTGGAAACAAGGCTGTTCAGCGCTCTCAAAGAAAGGGGGTTGACTTTGGCTACAGCGGAAAGCTGCACAGGTGGGCTTATTGCAAAAAAAATGACGGATATTTCCGGAAGCTCTGATGTGTTTTTGGGTTCAATTGTTTCTTACAGCAATAATATTAAGGAAAAGCTCCTTGGCATTAAAAAATCTGTTTTGGAAAACCATGGAGCTGTCAGCAGTGAAACCGCTGAAGCTATGGCTGAAAATATAAGAAATATATCCGGTGCAGATGTTGGAATAGGGGTAACTGGTATTGCCGGGCCGTCCGGAGGAAGTCCGGAAAAACCTGTTGGAACTGTATATATAGCAGTCACTATTAAAGATAAGGTAAAAGTAGAGCATTTTGTTTTTACCGGTGACAGGGAAACAGTAAGAGAAAGAAGTGCCAAGCGGGCGA